A genomic stretch from Candidatus Methanomassiliicoccus intestinalis Issoire-Mx1 includes:
- a CDS encoding TetR/AcrR family transcriptional regulator has protein sequence MKTNGRSPKASLEKANPKRDVSRSKILEAAMELFYVQGYNKTTTRQIIQKTGILNGSLYHSFTNKEDIFKTIIIQALKDSLEESEKLLHKCDSISDLITVAAFPVALEFYAASLSKRAAELLYQAHQSWTVLDSFINVYIEWVSSHTTLFDPNEHKREFYVNTLAVMGSIGNLVGEFCNTDQKLNYRDSFKIGLEIFCAVFKYPTFTIDSIAENVCNMVESNNIQIFNKKLQIDNDKLTVENIS, from the coding sequence ATGAAAACAAACGGACGATCTCCAAAAGCCTCGTTGGAGAAGGCAAATCCGAAACGTGACGTTTCCCGCAGTAAGATTCTAGAGGCAGCCATGGAACTTTTTTATGTACAGGGCTACAACAAAACCACCACGCGTCAGATAATCCAGAAAACCGGAATTCTGAACGGCAGTCTGTATCATTCATTCACCAATAAGGAAGATATTTTCAAAACCATTATCATTCAGGCCCTCAAGGATTCACTGGAGGAATCTGAAAAGCTCCTTCACAAATGTGATTCCATCTCTGATCTGATTACTGTTGCCGCATTCCCGGTGGCACTGGAATTTTATGCGGCCAGTTTGTCAAAGCGCGCTGCAGAGCTGCTTTATCAGGCGCATCAGTCGTGGACTGTCCTGGACAGCTTCATAAATGTATATATCGAATGGGTTTCAAGCCACACAACTCTGTTTGATCCCAACGAGCATAAGCGCGAGTTCTATGTGAATACACTTGCAGTAATGGGAAGCATTGGAAATCTCGTGGGGGAATTCTGCAATACGGATCAGAAACTTAACTACAGAGACAGCTTCAAGATAGGTCTGGAAATATTCTGTGCGGTTTTCAAATATCCTACGTTTACGATAGATTCCATAGCTGAAAATGTATGCAACATGGTTGAATCAAACAATATCCAGATTTTCAATAAAAAACTGCAGATCGACAACGACAAACTGACAGTTGAAAACATTTCATAA